A genome region from Deltaproteobacteria bacterium includes the following:
- a CDS encoding amino acid-binding protein, whose protein sequence is MKSVEEIHLSLKDEPGQLCLLSELLGANGINIIALYVSTQEKEGGLRFVANDPKKAYNVLKTAGYDIRTREVLACETPHHPGGLNAVLKPLKDAAINVDYIYPCIGTGDITVLILGVGLVEKAAKILEENWIRVLGEELYHF, encoded by the coding sequence ATGAAAAGCGTGGAAGAAATCCATCTCAGCCTGAAAGACGAGCCCGGGCAATTGTGCCTCCTCAGTGAACTTCTGGGGGCAAACGGAATCAACATCATAGCCCTTTACGTCTCGACCCAAGAAAAGGAAGGGGGGCTTCGTTTTGTGGCCAACGACCCCAAAAAGGCATACAATGTTCTCAAGACCGCAGGATACGACATCAGGACCAGGGAAGTGCTTGCATGTGAAACTCCCCATCATCCGGGCGGGCTGAACGCGGTCCTCAAGCCCTTAAAGGATGCGGCGATAAACGTGGATTACATTTACCCCTGTATCGGTACCGGGGACATCACGGTTCTGATCCTGGGAGTGGGGCTCGTGGAAAAGGCCGCAAAGATCCTTGAAGAAAACTGGATCCGGGTCTTGGGTGAGGAACTCTATCACTTTTAA
- a CDS encoding 2-oxoacid:acceptor oxidoreductase family protein gives MTKKTVFAGFGGQGVLMMGYLTALSAMLEGKNVTYLPSYGAEVRGGTANCTVVVSDEEIFSPVASTPDYAVIMNRPSLAKYEGSIREGGLIALNSSLVDRDPTRDDITVLKIPANDMARELGSDRTINMIMLGAFVAKTGITTLEAVMQGLEEIVKGKKAKLMELNRKGLNRGAQYVLKGA, from the coding sequence ATGACTAAAAAGACCGTTTTCGCCGGTTTCGGAGGCCAGGGCGTGCTGATGATGGGATACCTCACCGCCCTCTCGGCCATGCTCGAAGGAAAGAACGTGACCTATCTTCCTTCTTACGGTGCGGAAGTTCGTGGGGGTACGGCCAATTGCACGGTTGTGGTCTCCGACGAGGAGATCTTCTCCCCGGTGGCCTCCACACCCGACTATGCCGTCATAATGAACAGGCCTTCCCTGGCAAAATACGAGGGATCCATTCGGGAAGGCGGTCTCATCGCACTCAATTCAAGCCTGGTGGACAGGGACCCAACGAGAGACGATATTACGGTGTTGAAGATTCCCGCCAATGATATGGCACGGGAACTTGGAAGCGACCGAACCATCAACATGATTATGCTGGGAGCCTTTGTGGCCAAAACCGGAATCACCACGCTGGAGGCGGTCATGCAAGGGCTCGAGGAAATCGTGAAGGGGAAAAAGGCGAAACTCATGGAGCTGAACCGGAAGGGCCTGAACAGAGGCGCTCAATATGTGCTGAAAGGAGCCTGA
- a CDS encoding 2-oxoglutarate oxidoreductase, protein MEKKVFERPKYLKKAVFHYCPGCGHSIIHRLLAEVFDELDIGGRVIGVPPAGCAVLSYNYLDIDMGEAPHGRGAAVATGIKRCLPDRIVYTYQGDGDIAAIGTAETIHAANRGENITTIFVNNGVYGMTGGQMAPTTLLGQNSTTTPGGRDAARDGAPLDLSRMLAVARGSTYIERTAVNSPKNVRKTKKAITKAFKVQMQGLGFSLVEILSPCPTNWKMSPVEAAKRVEDTMAKIFPLGVIKDETEGNS, encoded by the coding sequence ATGGAGAAGAAAGTATTTGAGCGGCCGAAATACCTCAAGAAGGCGGTCTTCCATTACTGCCCCGGTTGCGGCCACAGCATCATCCATCGACTCCTGGCCGAGGTCTTCGATGAGCTTGATATAGGAGGCCGCGTCATCGGCGTTCCTCCCGCGGGCTGTGCCGTGCTTTCCTATAACTACCTCGACATCGACATGGGAGAGGCGCCCCACGGCCGGGGCGCCGCAGTGGCCACAGGAATCAAACGGTGTCTCCCTGATCGAATCGTTTACACTTACCAGGGCGACGGCGATATCGCCGCCATCGGCACCGCGGAAACCATCCACGCGGCCAACCGCGGGGAAAACATAACGACCATCTTCGTCAATAACGGGGTTTACGGTATGACGGGAGGCCAGATGGCCCCAACCACCCTCCTCGGCCAGAATTCGACCACAACCCCGGGTGGAAGGGATGCTGCCAGGGACGGCGCGCCTCTTGATCTGAGCCGGATGCTGGCCGTGGCCCGGGGAAGCACCTATATCGAGCGAACCGCCGTCAATTCCCCGAAAAACGTCCGCAAAACCAAGAAGGCCATCACCAAAGCGTTCAAGGTGCAAATGCAGGGCCTCGGATTCTCCCTGGTCGAGATCCTTTCACCCTGTCCCACCAACTGGAAAATGTCTCCCGTGGAGGCCGCCAAGCGGGTGGAAGATACCATGGCGAAGATTTTCCCCCTCGGAGTAATCAAGGATGAGACCGAGGGAAACAGTTAG